A single genomic interval of Saccharomyces eubayanus strain FM1318 chromosome IV, whole genome shotgun sequence harbors:
- the RTN2 gene encoding Rtn2p → MNRNTTNHKNTNSSASRNAGVPEERGHLNKRGLIYWTNPRKSGATFAATLVGLIVFRNVNIISVLLKIGYMVLFTSFAVELSTKILFDQGIVSRLGMKESPDVVGFLRPRIDRALDHVPALQDKIRKLVFANRTRNNLTIGMSLYFLHGLFAIFSMNTVLMMTTMLLYTVPLIYDRKQERIDRAIDRVKNMLVHRFHRNYSKVVEKTEPYIDKIIPAQNDQDSYSTSVSGKDISSTSQRNKDSFPTSQNGKDIYSTSQHSQGTYPTSQNEASSTLKSGKHELPSEKDFKNRHGDFSKPDVKTYDPRQMDIDAELEAHQREIEQKLREGDYNLVGSKEIPDPITVPAPAQRTVIPNEDKPFPISKNNETLQQKSTHGLKQKLQHA, encoded by the coding sequence ATGAATAGAAATACGACTAACCATAAGAACACGAATTCGAGCGCTAGTAGAAATGCTGGCGTACCGGAAGAGAGAGGCCATCTGAACAAGAGAGGCTTGATATACTGGACCAACCCTAGGAAGTCGGGTGCAACCTTTGCTGCCACTCTAGTAGGTTTAATTGTCTTCAGAAACGTCAATATTATTTCAGTTTTACTCAAGATCGGGTACATGGTCTTATTCACAAGCTTCGCGGTGGAGCTATCTACGAAGATACTCTTTGATCAGGGCATAGTGTCTAGGCTGGGAATGAAAGAATCTCCAGACGTTGTTGGGTTCTTGAGACCACGTATTGACCGTGCATTGGACCACGTGCCTGCGTTGCAGGATAAGATCAGAAAGTTGGTGTTTGCAAAcagaacaagaaacaaTCTAACCATTGGTATGTCTCTATATTTCTTGCACGGGctttttgccattttttcCATGAACACTGTTCTGATGATGACCACCATGCTACTTTACACCGTACCTTTGATCTACGACAGAAAACAGGAAAGAATTGACCGTGCTATTGACAGAGTGAAGAACATGCTCGTCCACAGATTCCACAGAAACTACTCCAAGGTTGTCGAAAAGACCGAACCATACATTGACAAGATTATTCCAGCTCAAAATGATCAAGACAGCTACTCAACCTCTGTAAGCGGCAAGGATATCTCTTCAACCTCCCAACGCAACAAGGACAGCTTCCCAACATCTCAAAACGGCAAAGACATATACTCGACTTCTCAGCACAGCCAAGGAACCTACCCAACCTCTCAAAACGAGGCCAGTAGCACCCTAAAATCTGGCAAACATGAACTACCATCAGAAAAGgacttcaaaaacagaCACGGAGACTTTAGCAAGCCTGACGTCAAGACGTACGACCCAAGACAAATGGATATCGATGCAGAACTAGAGGCTCACCAGCGTGAAATAGAACAAAAGCTAAGGGAAGGTGATTATAATTTAGTAGGAAGCAAGGAAATTCCGGACCCAATCACCGTACCAGCTCCTGCTCAACGCACCGTTATCCCTAACGAAGATAAGCCATTCCCTATCAgcaaaaacaatgaaacCTTACAACAAAAGAGTACTCACGGTTTGAAGCAGAAATTGCAACATGCCTAA
- the GLE1 gene encoding nucleoporin GLE1, protein MRFVFDEVFSSDTESPEFEETCSITSSASSQCVTPEPSPAAKLPLFTTICTKQLTQESVVELDPALENFLRDLNLQSKVIPINEPIATPSSMFTPRADKPLANPSSISVTSTAKDQDTRLHLLKAMEDSFQRKMQNLVLTNQKEVQSIRDKKRRIEEQRKRKEEEERKRKEAEEKAKREQELLRQRKEEEERKREEAEAKLAQEKEEAQKKKIEEQNEKEKQLKKDQEAKLLQQKDKLGKAITSFDTISKTFWHYKDKIAQIKQDIVLPVKKADVSVRNLLSRHKRKINPKFGQLTNSNQQLFKIQNELTQLINDTKSDTLAYQWILNFIAKAVVHQSETEVRVKPESALPLGKLTLYLLIQFPELQELLMARLVKKCPFVIGFTCEIDTEKGRQNMGWKRNNEDKWEDNTSYDERMGGILSLFAILTRLPLPQEFITTKNHPFPIALSWHILARICNTPLDLLTNTHFVILGSWWDAAAVQFLQAYGNQASKLLFLIGEELTSQMAEKKYVGAARLRILLEAWQNNTMESFPEMSP, encoded by the coding sequence ATGAGGTTTGTTTTCGATGAAGTTTTCAGTTCGGATACTGAGTCTCCAGAATTCGAGGAAACGTGCTCTATAACTTCTTCTGCATCATCACAATGCGTAACACCTGAACCGAGTCCGGCTGCGAAGTTACCTCTCTTCACCACAATTTGCACCAAGCAATTGACTCAGGAATCTGTAGTGGAGCTGGATCCTGCTCTAGAGAATTTTTTGCGTGACTTGAACCTACAATCCAAAGTAATTCCTATAAATGAGCCCATCGCAACTCCATCATCAATGTTTACACCACGTGCTGACAAACCGCTAGCAAATCCATCTTCTATTTCAGTGACGAGCACTGCTAAGGACCAAGATACAAGGCTGCACCTACTAAAGGCAATGGAAGACTcatttcaaagaaagatgCAAAATTTGGTGCTTACGAATCAGAAGGAAGTTCAGTCTATAAGAGACAAGAAACGACGCATTGAAGAGCAACGTAAGCGaaaagaggaggaggagcGGAAGCGcaaagaagcagaagagAAAGCCAAACGAGAGCAGGAATTGTTGCGCcaaagaaaggaagaagaagagcgCAAACGCGAAGAAGCTGAAGCAAAGCTAGCtcaagagaaagaagaagctcaaaagaaaaagatagaagaacaaaatgaaaaagaaaaacagcTGAAGAAAGACCAAGAAGCAAAATTGTTGCAACAAAAAGATAAACTGGGTAAAGCAATTACAAGTTTCGATACAATTTCCAAAACGTTTTGGCATTATAAAGACAAAATTGCCCAAATAAAGCAGGATATAGTCTTGCCCGTCAAGAAGGCCGATGTAAGTGTACGAAATTTGCTTTCACGTcacaagagaaaaataaacccTAAATTCGGGCAACTAACCAACAGTAACCAacaacttttcaaaattcaaaacgaGTTAACACAGTTGATAAACGACACTAAAAGCGATACCTTAGCATATCAATGGATCTTAAACTTTATTGCAAAGGCCGTAGTTCACCAATCAGAAACTGAAGTCAGAGTAAAACCGGAGTCTGCGCTGCCTCTGGGGAAATTAACTCTATATCTACTAATTCAGTTCCCAGAACTGCAGGAGTTATTAATGGCTAGACTTGTAAAGAAATGCCCCTTTGTCATTGGATTCACATGTGAGATTGATACTGAGAAAGGCCGTCAAAACATGGgctggaaaagaaataatgagGACAAGTGGGAAGACAACACATCTTACGATGAAAGAATGGGCGGTATATTATCTTTGTTTGCTATATTAACAAGGCTGCCCCTGCCTCAAGAATTCATCACCACTAAAAATCACCCGTTCCCAATTGCGTTATCATGGCATATCTTGGCTAGAATTTGTAATACACCACTAGACTTATTAACGAACACCCATTTCGTAATCTTGGGCTCATGGTGGGATGCCGCTGCCGTGCAATTCCTACAGGCATATGGGAACCAAGCCTCGAAACTACTATTTTTGATTGGTGAGGAACTAACGTCTCAAAtggctgaaaagaaatatgtAGGTGCTGCAAGATTAAGAATCCTGCTAGAAGCTTGGCAAAATAACACCATGGAATCGTTTCCGGAAATGTCTCCTTGA
- the TRM8 gene encoding tRNA (guanine46-N7)-methyltransferase, producing MKTKPLSQDPGSKRYAYRINKEENRKELKHVKIDESSLVQKGQKIDLPKKRYYRQRAHSNPFSDHQLEYPVSPQEMDWSKLYPYYKDAETGQMTKKVTIADIGCGFGGLMIDLSPAFPETLILGMEIRVQVTNYVEDRIIALRNNTLSRHGFQNINVLRGNAMKFLPNFFEKGQLSKMFFCFPDPHFKQRKHKARIITNTLLSEYAYVLKEGGVVYTITDVKDLHEWMVKHLEEHPLFERLSTEWENSDKCVKIMRNATEEGKKVERKKGDKFVACFRRLPNPTIL from the coding sequence ATGAAGACCAAGCCACTAAGTCAAGATCCAGGCTCCAAACGTTATGCCTATCGTATAAATAAGGAAGAAAATCGTAAAGAATTGAAACATGTCAAGATAGATGAAAGTTCTTTAGTCCAGAAGGGTCAAAAGATCGATTTGCCTAAGAAGAGATACTACCGTCAAAGAGCGCATTCCAACCCATTTTCGGATCATCAATTAGAGTACCCGGTATCACCACAGGAGATGGATTGGTCCAAATTATATCCTTACTATAAAGATGCAGAAACCGGCCAGATGACAAAGAAGGTAACTATTGCCGATATCGGCTGTGGGTTTGGTGGGCTTATGATAGATTTGTCACCTGCCTTCCCAGAAACCCTGATCTTAGGTATGGAAATCCGTGTACAAGTCACCAACTATGTGGAGGATAGAATCATTGCCTTGAGAAACAACACTCTCTCTAGACATGGTTTCCAGAATATCAACGTTTTAAGAGGTAACGCCATGAAATTCTTgcccaatttttttgaaaagggcCAGCTATCCAAGAtgtttttctgttttccaGATCCCCATTTCAAACAGAGAAAGCACAAGGCAAGAATCATCACTAACACCTTGCTAAGTGAATACGCATACGTCTTGAAAGAGGGCGGTGTCGTTTACACTATTACTGACGTCAAGGACTTACATGAATGGATGGTAAAGCACCTGGAAGAGCACCCTTTGTTTGAACGATTGAGCACAGAATGGGAAAACAGTGACAAATGTGTGAAAATAATGAGAAATGCCACAGAAGAAGGCAAAAAAGtcgaaaggaaaaaaggtGACAAGTTCGTCGCCTGCTTTAGAAGATTACCAAATCCAACCATACTGTAA
- the YCX1 gene encoding Ycx1p: MRKSLRWLITIAFYSSNSILISNCLWNSGSISEFYLHSIVLIECFSLLGLVTSDYLTPSLSFISSNIFHISDRVSGMTLLALGNALPDITSTYQSMKSGVTSLAIGELFGGIFFLLTVVIGLMGCVATIQFQPDKSIETYTEESFDQNLSYDRSHYVLDVGIFTFMLLVSGTFLADGRLYFWECIVMVLTYCCCVVYLIRSHKYPCDTDGTLEREEEETKNHTFINSRMTVPNHFTLSTASDTPQMDEVAQHIIPFEDTQNNEGGTTGSEVTSSPNNSADNILRFNEGISERRDYIRHRIRGYLRSNYHGWVRMTLQDCLDIWEKQNLFNNAVKTLSLPTDDTRLVPKASSDDDEGRPLIRMRKNSLQPSDYYKYLSPTNAGNSNQLGTANSAPHNERLGEDCNESTSLFLTVPQEPTSRKMLSCDRIPDLIQTNSNTFDGDNKCRSHIQNPVMSNISSVVDESLLEYEGDNILLDGTLSLCSARSKTVCQCFQLYNYLTDKSLDISPSEFLSLLVTTPVSIILYLTIPSEGSQKHHDSPLSCLQIFQLIASPIIINQLIIEDFSYWLLILPALIAISLYFKLKTTPRKYNSDLIFTIAFLLSLACISKTVHLVVATLTHWIEIFDISETILGLTIFTWGNSVGDLVSNITFVRMGVLEIAIGACFGSPLLYFLFGVGFDGIMIMLGDNAGKIVNGRDNTILMHHIDFQVDKHLLNTGVGISIAFLIFTVLIPLNGWKIDRKISLLLLTLYVVTTCISVFLEIY; the protein is encoded by the coding sequence ATGCGTAAATCATTGAGATGGCTTATAACGATAGCCTTCTACTCTTCCAACTCTATTTTAATTAGCAACTGTCTTTGGAACAGTGGTTCTATTTCCGAGTTTTACCTGCACTCCATTGTGCTCATTGAATGCTTTTCGCTATTAGGATTGGTCACCTCTGACTATTTGACCCCATCTTTGTCATTTATTTCTAGTAATATTTTCCATATCTCCGATAGAGTATCAGGAATGACATTATTAGCATTAGGAAATGCCCTACCTGATATCACCAGTACCTACCAGTCGATGAAGTCCGGGGTTACTTCCTTGGCTATTGGCGAGCTGTTTGgtggtatttttttcttgttgacTGTGGTTATTGGACTAATGGGCTGCGTAGCTACTATTCAGTTTCAACCTGATAAGTCCATTGAAACTTACACGGAAGAAAGTTTTGATCAAAATTTATCTTACGACAGAAGCCATTATGTACTGGACGTGGGGATATTCACTTTTATGCTCTTAGTCTCAGGCACCTTTCTAGCAGATGGGAGACTATACTTCTGGGAATGTATCGTTATGGTTTTGACCTATTGTTGTTGCGTCGTTTATCTGATACGAAGTCATAAATATCCTTGTGATACTGATGGCACTttagaaagagaagaagaagagacaAAAAACCATACTTTTATTAATAGCCGTATGACTGTTCCAAACCATTTCACTCTATCAACCGCCAGCGACACTCCTCAAATGGATGAAGTAGCGCAACATATAATACCTTTCGAAGATACACAGAATAACGAGGGCGGCACTACTGGATCAGAAGTAACATCTTCCCCAAACAATTCAGCGGATAATATTTTGAGGTTTAATGAAGGTATAAGTGAAAGAAGGGATTATATAAGGCACAGGATACGAGGATATTTACGTTCTAATTATCATGGCTGGGTCAGAATGACTTTGCAAGATTGCTTAGATATCTGGGAGAAACAAAACCTCTTTAACAATGCTGTGAAAACCTTGTCTTTGCCCACCGACGATACCCGTTTAGTTCCTAAGGCCTCGtctgatgatgacgaaggTAGACCGTTGATAAGGATGAGAAAAAACTCTTTACAGCCCAGCGACTATTACAAATACTTGTCGCCAACAAATGCTGGAAACTCTAATCAATTAGGGACCGCAAACTCAGCACCGCACAATGAGCGCCTAGGCGAAGATTGTAATGAATCTACGAGTTTGTTTTTAACAGTACCACAGGAACCAACTTCCAGAAAGATGTTGAGTTGTGATCGCATCCCGGATTTGATTCAAACCAACTCTAATACATTTGATGGTGATAACAAATGTCGGTCACATATACAAAATCCTGTCATGAGCAACATATCTAGTGTTGTAGATGAATCCTTGTTGGAGTACGAGGGAGATAATATATTACTCGACGGAACATTATCTCTTTGCTCGGCAAGAAGCAAAACCGTTTGCCAGTGTTTTCAACTGTACAATTATTTGACAGATAAATCTTTGGATATCAGTCCCTCCGAATTCTTATCATTATTGGTCACCACACCGGTATCAATAATTCTTTATCTGACCATACCATCAGAAGGGAGTCAAAAACATCACGACTCGCCTCTTTCATGTttacaaatttttcagttgaTCGCCTCgccaataataataaatcaatTAATTATAGAAGATTTTTCCTATTGGTTGCTTATATTACCGGCGCTAATAGCTATATCACTCTATTTCAAACTAAAAACGACACCGAGGAAATACAATTCAGATTTAATTTTCACTATTGCATTCTTATTATCATTAGCGTGTATTTCGAAGACTGTTCATTTAGTTGTTGCCACTCTTACCCATTGGATAGAAATCTTTGACATATCTGAAACTATATTGGGTTTGACCATTTTCACGTGGGGTAATTCCGTTGGTGATTTAGTGTCGAATATCACGTTCGTTAGAATGGGTGTTTTAGAAATCGCAATCGGTGCATGCTTTGGGAGTCCACTATTGTATTTCCTATTCGGGGTTGGATTTGATGGAATTATGATCATGTTGGGTGACAATGCAGGGAAAATTGTCAACGGTAGAGATAATACTATTTTAATGCACCATATTGATTTCCAGGTAGACAAACATTTACTTAATACTGGGGTCGGAATCTCGATTgcatttttgatatttacAGTTTTGATACCATTGAACGGCTGGAAAATAGATAGAAAGATCAGTCTTTTGCTTCTGACGTTGTATGTCGTTACTACATGTATCAGCGTGTTTCTGGAAATTTACTGA
- the MGT1 gene encoding methylated-DNA--protein-cysteine methyltransferase, with protein MSEQLCYTYIETEVTGALLVFKERTQSLVFASLGKDESFLITNLKDFLKKNEKQDVKHELYELKDIGKYGELIENYKICLGNKMPLPPDAIPFEFLFGTKFQRKVWNELLKVEHGHVATYGDIAKKIGKPSAARSIGRACGANNLALVVPCHRIIGSNKKLTGYKWSLNLKEQLLNNERTCKVKLNEV; from the coding sequence ATGAGTGAACAACTTTGCTATACCTATATAGAGACCGAGGTCACTGGTGCACTTTTGGTGTTCAAAGAACGAACGCAAAGTCTAGTTTTTGCTTCATTAGGCAAAGATGAATCTTTTCTTAtaacaaatttgaaagatttcttgaagaaaaatgagaagCAGGATGTAAAGCACGAGTTATATGAGTTGAAAGACATAGGAAAATATGGAGAGTTGATTGAAAACTACAAAATATGCCTAGGAAATAAGATGCCGTTACCGCCAGATGCTATTCCCTTTGAGTTCCTATTTGGAACGAAATTCCAACGTAAGGTTTGGAACGAACTATTGAAAGTGGAACATGGCCATGTTGCTACATATGGTGATattgccaaaaaaataggGAAACCATCGGCTGCGAGATCTATTGGAAGAGCATGTGGCGCAAACAATTTGGCACTTGTGGTGCCATGCCATAGAATCATTGGTAGTAATAAGAAGCTAACTGGATATAAATGGAGCCttaatttgaaagaacaaTTGCTAAATAATGAAAGGACATGTAAGGTGAAACTTAACGAGGTATGA
- the MRPL11 gene encoding mitochondrial 54S ribosomal protein uL10m produces MLRLGFMPRWVPRSGLFALSDTIGAHKRFYALASEQLSRKTVKPLESRKTFLIDTYKYLMEKSSVVLFVHYNNLSKTEDHYFRFRIKQTGGKLTKVRNNLFEVYLRNSHLPDPCGPAKRKEQNRKHPLLPLLKGPTATITFEDTNPQQVAKLLKLLQSAQDKLLVIGAKVENQVLDVEKLNDFKTLPTKTELQSQMVGVLQMLSGLGLVRTLESGSNALYLTLQSHHDNQKPKEDADSSADSKPEEPK; encoded by the coding sequence ATGTTGCGTTTGGGGTTTATGCCTAGATGGGTCCCTAGAAGTGGGCTTTTTGCCTTGTCAGACACAATCGGTGCACATAAGAGATTCTATGCTCTGGCTTCTGAGCAATTGTCAAGAAAGACGGTGAAACCGCTAGAATCGAGGAAAACGTTTCTCATAGACACATACAAATACCTGATGGAGAAGAGCTCCGTAGTTCTATTTGTCCATTACAACAATCTTTCTAAGACGGAAGATCACTATTTCAGGTTTAGAATTAAGCAAACGGGGGGGAAACTTACAAAAGTGAGGAACAATCTGTTTGAGGTTTATTTGAGAAACTCGCATCTGCCCGATCCATGTGGTCCCGCAAAGCGCAAAGAGCAAAACCGAAAGCATCCGCTCTTGCCCCTACTGAAGGGTCCCACGGCTACCATTACGTTCGAAGATACGAACCCTCAACAAGTGGCGAAACTGCTGAAGCTCTTGCAATCAGCACAGGACAAGCTGTTGGTGATCGGCGCCAAAGTGGAAAACCAAGTTTTGGATGTGGAAAAACTGAACGATTTCAAGACTCTCCCTACAAAGACGGAACTACAATCCCAGATGGTTGGGGTATTGCAAATGCTCAGCGGTCTCGGTTTAGTTCGTACGCTGGAAAGCGGGTCGAATGCGCTCTACCTGACATTGCAATCGCACCATGATAACCAAAAGCCTAAGGAGGATGCAGATTCAAGTGCGGACTCCAAGCCAGAAGAACCAAAATAG
- the ACK1 gene encoding Ack1p produces the protein MVNQGQPQSNPYDKHINMFPPLRGRDSSHKLGNINTDRHDSTTHNMVPAPYPLDDSLAELTPAIPFTSPSSSSSLSLPLSALNFTDSNVDGGQLGTPVTINSNNGIDIFNAKPAGDTSSTNSASNRYELPFNFNSAKNSLNSSSAHNISMTDGSRISEPISNSLAPPPYEESESRVLQEKLYRTEEKPPIRPLEKRPVPQQKTSQTTTNTITKTKTNGSSSSKDKLSAYSPDALAFYQIYKKTINDSSKFTPEIQMKWCETLLTYAFKEDFISQYNINAEKLKRSLKPEEMLKNQKVILEHSFKVLTKLITVKWPRAMYLMGTLYSHQPYLPIKNKNIVIKNDEKALEYYCKAAKLNDSDACYRAGICYEYQRGTSSCDPSLTKEQCIRKAFQYYQQGAEVCSNSACMYKLGMSHLYGLNMQKNDVLLAVKWFDKATQNGDSPQTLYELGKIYEFSVMPPEIQNLLFANGIRRDPQLAVKYYYQCAKDCEYPLAQWKLGNCYEFGDLGLPVLAKKSICWYSKAAASQPRGNPMAMLSLSGWYLTGAANVLKPNNKEALDWALKSSKCSDGKLARTEFALGFYYEKGIGCNIDLDLARQYYHRAARLGFKKAVGALQNLTNL, from the coding sequence ATGGTTAATCAAGGCCAGCCGCAATCAAATCCGTATGATAAGCATATAAATATGTTTCCACCACTAAGAGGACGAGATTCCTCGCATAAACTGGGCAATATCAACACCGACAGGCACGATTCGACCACCCATAATATGGTGCCTGCGCCATATCCACTAGATGATTCTTTGGCTGAACTAACGCCAGCTATTCCATTCACGTCtccttcatcttcgtcctcGCTCTCATTGCCTTTAAGTGCGCTGAATTTCACAGATAGCAATGTTGACGGTGGTCAATTAGGCACTCCAGTAACCATAAACAGTAATAACGGCATTGATATATTTAATGCCAAACCAGCAGGTGATACTAGCAGCACTAATAGTGCTAGCAATAGATATGAGCTCCCATTCAATTTTAACTCGGCAAAAAATAGCTTAAATTCGTCCTCTGCACATAATATATCAATGACCGATGGAAGCCGAATATCAGAGCCTATCAGTAATAGTTTAGCTCCTCCACCTTACGAGGAATCTGAGTCCAGGGTGCTGCAAGAAAAGTTATACAGAACAGAGGAAAAACCTCCCATACGACCTTTGGAGAAGAGACCCGTCCCGCAACAGAAAACCAGCCAAACGACGACTAATACCATCACTAAGACAAAGACTAATGGATCTTCTAGCAGTAAGGATAAACTCTCCGCCTACTCGCCGGATGCGTTAGCCTTCTATCAAATCTATAAGAAGACTATTAATGACTCTTCGAAATTTACTCCAGAGATACAAATGAAGTGGTGTGAAACATTACTTACGTATGCATTTAAGGAAGATTTTATATCGCAGTATAACATAAATGCagaaaaactgaaaagaagtttAAAACCTGAGGAAAtgctgaaaaatcaaaaagtcATATTGGAACACTCATTCAAAGTGCTCACAAAACTAATCACCGTAAAATGGCCTCGTGCCATGTATTTGATGGGGACCTTATACTCACATCAGCCGTATTTGCccatcaaaaataaaaacattgTCATCAAGAATGATGAAAAGGCCCTCGAATATTATTGCAAAGCCGCCAAATTGAATGATTCAGATGCTTGTTATCGTGCGGGTATATGCTATGAATATCAACGAGGTACTTCGTCTTGCGATCCATCGCTCACTAAGGAACAATGCATAAGGAAGGCTTTCCAGTATTACCAGCAAGGAGCCGAAGTTTGCTCCAATTCCGCGTGCATGTATAAATTGGGGATGAGCCACTTATACGGACTCAACATGCAGAAGAATGATGTCTTATTAGCTGTTAAATGGTTTGATAAGGCAACCCAAAATGGCGATTCTCCGCAAACGTTGTATGAGCTGGGCAAAATCTATGAATTTAGTGTTATGCCACCAGAGATTcaaaatttattatttgctAACGGCATACGAAGAGACCCTCAACTGGCCGTAAAGTACTACTATCAGTGTGCCAAAGACTGCGAGTACCCTCTAGCGCAATGGAAGTTGGGCAATTGCTATGAATTCGGTGACTTGGGGTTACCAGTTTTAGCCAAGAAATCTATATGCTGGTATTCCAAGGCTGCTGCTTCTCAACCAAGAGGGAACCCAATGGCAATGTTATCGTTGAGTGGCTGGTATCTAACAGGAGCGGCAAACGTCTTGAAACCAAACAATAAAGAGGCCTTGGATTGGGCTTTGAAGAGTAGCAAGTGTTCGGACGGCAAGTTGGCACGTACCGAGTTTGCCCTGGGCTTTTACTATGAAAAGGGTATCGGTTGTAACATTGATTTGGATCTGGCTAGACAATATTATCACAGAGCTGCAAGGTTGGGGTTTAAGAAGGCAGTTGGTGCGCTCCAAAATTTGACGAACTTATGA
- the HEM3 gene encoding hydroxymethylbilane synthase encodes MGHETLHIGGRKSSLAVIQSNHVLKLIQEKHPEYDCKVFTLQTLGDQIQFKPLYSFGGKALWTKELEDHLYHDDPLKKLDLIVHSLKDMPTLLPEGFELGGITKRVDPTDCLVMPFYSAYKSLDDLPDGGIVGTSSVRRSAQLKRKYPKLKFESVRGNIQTRLQKLDDPKSPYQCIILASAGLMRMGLENRITQRFHSDTMYHAVGQGALGIEIRKGDSKMMAILDDICDLNATICCLSERALMRALEGGCSVPIGVETTYNEKTKKLLLKAIVVDVDGTEAVEDEIEMLIENVKEDSMACGKILAERMIADGAKKILDEINLERIK; translated from the coding sequence ATGGGCCACGAAACTCTGCATATTGGTGGGAGAAAATCTAGTTTGGCGGTAATACAATCCAACCATGTTTTAAAACTGATCCAGGAAAAACATCCGGAATACGACTGCAAGGTTTTCACTTTGCAAACCCTTGGTGATCAGATCCAGTTCAAGCCTCTCTACTCATTTGGTGGTAAGGCCTTGTGGACGAAGGAGCTAGAAGATCACTTGTATCACGATGATCCTTTGAAGAAGCTTGATCTGATTGTCCACTCCTTGAAGGACATGCCCACACTATTGCCCGAGGGGTTTGAACTGGGAGGTATCACCAAGCGTGTCGACCCGACAGATTGTCTTGTTATGCCTTTCTACTCTGCGTACAAGTCTCTAGATGACCTTCCAGACGGGGGCATCGTGGGCACCTCTTCTGTTAGAAGATCTGCTcaactgaaaagaaaatacccAAAATTGAAGTTCGAAAGTGTTAGAGGCAATATACAAACTCGACTACAAAAACTTGACGACCCTAAGTCTCCATACCAATGTATCATCCTGGCATCCGCCGGGTTGATGCGTATGGGGCTAGAAAATAGAATTACTCAACGGTTTCACTCAGATACTATGTATCATGCGGTGGGGCAAGGCGCCCTGGGAATAGAAATTAGAAAAGGCGACTCCAAGATGATGGCTATTCTGGACGATATTTGCGATCTGAATGCCACTATATGCTGTCTATCAGAACGTGCCCTGATGAGGGCTTTGGAAGGTGGTTGTTCCGTCCCCATTGGTGTAGAAACCACATATAacgaaaaaacaaagaaactgCTACTAAAGGCCATTGTCGTTGACGTAGATGGTACTGAGGCCGTGGAAGACGAAATTGAAATGTTGATAGAAAATGTCAAGGAAGATTCCATGGCTTGCGGTAAGATTTTGGCTGAAAGAATGATTGCCGACGGTGCCAAGAAAATTCTGGATGAAATTAATTTAGAAAGAATTAAGTGA